A single window of Acidobacteriota bacterium DNA harbors:
- a CDS encoding choice-of-anchor D domain-containing protein translates to MKPLRYTLFVVIALVLFCVLLLPLRFEPQEVTAQTQESTISFPPDLTPYTRPAIPEDKNPVVVSTPTPTPTPAPPGIRRDQTRRMELSAAALCLSSAPLFVRDVVVSNTDATLNANDTFGDTEPTIAVNPLNPNEVVITAFSGGWGANAPLWHSTDAGATWTKQFTIPSPPGIAAGGCPCDQVVDYGRGNRLSITFLIGGSGSLNVFTGTTTNPANALSWAWFLMGGVTQRTNLTGINNTDQPWLQVTRDDMMADEDDVYVAYDDFSGGPDMQVSVASNSNPPNFTPDNQSGTSTGSINPGHRLAVDPRNGTVYSLFQRFNGGGAGGSKNINFMLNRSTDGGANWGLNGMSGGIVVATADSTQPTAKFGTVNALLGGVDHAAVDPTNGDVYYVYGNRDSGTGNNRLSIRRLTDNGSGGLNIGAENFVTGQVQAALPSVAVTTNGVVGVLYTTFDGMSMSGFPVFSGHLAMSMDQGATFTDRTLSTFLSVATDSGNSRQRVLGDYQQLKAVGNTFFGVFTGNGVPFGRPFANHDPIFFRVTLDPDIQAPSSLAFSDTCVGTSSSQNMMVTNNGGGDLTITSISSPDPQFSVVPPMGGFPKTISCGTSFNFQVNFTPTSTGLKISNLTIASDDPDMASLMVGVSGTAKQLQSITCPADVIAITPNPGDTSVVVNYPPPTIVDAACATSVTFSKASGTSFPLGTTTVTITATDAAMNSVSCSFKVTVFDVCMQDDVNGDILRFNSFTGDYQFIRCGPSGFTVMGKAKVTRTACLVTLEDAKLTATLDRCIIAPQNRGSVRFKPNPIAPVFLINDSNITNNTCVCP, encoded by the coding sequence ATGAAACCGTTACGCTACACATTGTTTGTCGTTATCGCACTGGTTCTGTTCTGCGTATTGCTCCTGCCGCTCAGATTCGAGCCTCAAGAGGTCACCGCACAGACTCAGGAATCAACCATAAGCTTTCCACCTGACCTTACCCCGTACACAAGGCCGGCTATCCCTGAAGATAAAAACCCCGTAGTTGTTTCCACGCCGACTCCGACACCAACTCCGGCGCCCCCTGGAATTCGACGCGATCAAACTCGCCGCATGGAATTATCAGCCGCGGCTTTATGTCTTTCTTCCGCCCCGCTTTTCGTCCGCGATGTTGTGGTCAGCAATACCGACGCAACGCTCAACGCCAATGATACTTTTGGCGATACGGAACCGACCATTGCGGTCAACCCGCTCAATCCGAATGAAGTGGTGATAACGGCGTTTTCCGGAGGTTGGGGAGCCAATGCGCCGTTGTGGCATTCCACGGACGCGGGCGCTACCTGGACGAAACAATTCACGATTCCATCGCCGCCGGGAATTGCTGCCGGTGGGTGTCCTTGTGATCAGGTTGTGGATTACGGACGCGGCAACCGGTTATCCATCACGTTTTTGATCGGCGGCTCGGGCAGTTTGAATGTTTTCACCGGGACAACGACCAATCCGGCCAACGCGCTTTCGTGGGCCTGGTTTCTGATGGGCGGCGTGACGCAACGGACGAATTTGACGGGAATCAACAACACGGATCAGCCCTGGTTGCAGGTCACCCGCGATGACATGATGGCCGACGAAGACGATGTATACGTCGCGTACGATGATTTCAGCGGCGGACCGGACATGCAGGTTTCTGTCGCCAGCAATTCCAACCCGCCAAACTTCACCCCTGACAATCAATCCGGGACTTCAACCGGTTCAATCAATCCCGGCCATCGGCTGGCGGTTGATCCGCGCAATGGAACTGTGTACAGCCTGTTTCAACGCTTTAATGGTGGCGGAGCAGGCGGATCGAAAAACATCAACTTCATGCTCAACCGTTCGACCGACGGCGGCGCCAATTGGGGACTGAATGGAATGTCCGGAGGGATCGTCGTCGCGACGGCAGATAGCACGCAACCCACGGCAAAGTTCGGAACGGTCAATGCGCTGTTGGGCGGAGTGGATCATGCTGCGGTAGACCCCACCAACGGAGATGTGTATTACGTTTATGGCAATCGCGATTCAGGAACGGGAAACAATCGGCTGAGCATCCGCCGATTGACGGATAACGGATCGGGCGGATTGAACATCGGCGCAGAGAACTTTGTCACCGGTCAGGTGCAGGCAGCATTGCCTTCGGTGGCGGTGACAACTAACGGCGTCGTCGGTGTGTTGTACACGACGTTTGATGGCATGAGCATGAGCGGCTTTCCCGTATTTTCAGGGCATTTGGCGATGAGCATGGATCAGGGAGCCACCTTTACTGACCGCACATTGTCAACGTTCCTGTCAGTGGCAACCGACAGTGGCAATTCACGCCAACGCGTGCTGGGGGATTACCAGCAACTGAAGGCCGTCGGCAACACATTTTTTGGGGTCTTTACGGGAAATGGAGTTCCTTTCGGTCGTCCTTTTGCCAACCACGATCCAATCTTTTTCCGGGTCACGCTTGATCCGGATATTCAAGCGCCATCCAGTCTGGCGTTCAGCGACACCTGCGTGGGAACCAGTAGCAGCCAGAATATGATGGTTACTAACAATGGCGGCGGGGATTTGACAATTACTTCCATCAGTTCACCTGACCCGCAATTTTCCGTCGTCCCACCCATGGGAGGATTTCCCAAAACGATTTCCTGCGGAACGTCGTTCAATTTTCAAGTGAACTTCACACCAACCAGTACAGGTCTGAAAATCAGCAACCTAACCATCGCCAGCGATGATCCCGATATGGCTTCGTTGATGGTGGGAGTTTCCGGCACGGCCAAACAGTTGCAATCCATCACGTGTCCGGCGGACGTGATTGCGATCACACCTAATCCTGGCGATACAAGCGTTGTGGTCAATTATCCGCCGCCAACCATCGTGGACGCGGCATGCGCAACCAGCGTCACGTTTTCCAAAGCCTCTGGCACCAGCTTCCCACTGGGCACGACGACCGTGACCATTACAGCCACTGATGCGGCAATGAATTCCGTCAGTTGCAGCTTCAAAGTGACGGTCTTCGATGTCTGTATGCAGGATGATGTGAACGGCGACATTCTGCGGTTCAATTCCTTCACAGGGGATTACCAATTTATACGGTGCGGACCGAGCGGATTTACGGTGATGGGCAAAGCCAAAGTTACGCGCACAGCGTGTCTGGTTACACTGGAAGACGCAAAGCTGACGGCGACGCTCGACCGTTGCATTATCGCGCCGCAAAACCGTGGAAGCGTTCGATTCAAACCAAATCCGATTGCACCTGTGTTTCTGATTAACGACAGCAACATTACCAATAACACATGTGTCTGTCCTTAG
- a CDS encoding FAD-dependent oxidoreductase gives MTKPYDVAVFGAGVFGSWTALWLRRAGLKVALIDAYGAAHSRASSGGESRIIRMGYGADEIYTRWSHRSLGLWRELFDETGRPDLFQPTGVLWMARENDPYSLATRTTLQTVGIRFEELRREELDRRYPQINFGDISWAIYEPDSGALQARRSVQTVTETFVRQGGDWLINAATQPVGCGQLGAVQTSDGEEIKAGIFVFACGPWLPKLFPELLANRIHPTRQEVFFFGLPVGDTRFAVPQMPTWIDFGAEFYGLPDMEHRGFKVALDRHGAAIDPDLAERTTSPELLNEVRSFLAERFPALKNAPVIETRVCQYENTSDGNFLIDRHPNFDNVWLVGGGSGHGFKHGPALGESVAAKIMKNGAVEPRFSLATKETVRQRSVF, from the coding sequence ATGACAAAACCTTACGATGTCGCTGTTTTCGGCGCAGGTGTTTTTGGCTCCTGGACGGCCCTTTGGCTAAGGCGCGCGGGGCTGAAAGTTGCTTTGATAGATGCTTACGGTGCGGCTCATAGCCGAGCGAGTTCCGGCGGCGAATCCCGAATCATCCGCATGGGTTATGGAGCCGACGAAATTTACACGCGCTGGTCGCACCGTTCATTGGGCTTGTGGCGAGAGTTGTTTGACGAAACTGGCAGGCCGGATTTGTTTCAACCGACCGGCGTGCTGTGGATGGCGCGAGAAAACGATCCATACAGTTTGGCGACGCGAACCACGCTGCAAACTGTCGGCATCAGATTTGAAGAGTTGCGGCGCGAAGAACTTGACCGCCGTTACCCGCAAATCAATTTCGGCGACATCAGTTGGGCAATCTACGAACCCGACAGCGGCGCGTTGCAGGCGCGAAGATCGGTTCAAACCGTCACTGAAACCTTTGTTCGCCAGGGCGGCGATTGGTTGATCAACGCGGCAACGCAACCCGTCGGATGCGGTCAACTCGGAGCAGTACAAACTTCCGACGGCGAAGAAATCAAAGCTGGAATTTTCGTGTTCGCCTGCGGCCCGTGGTTGCCAAAACTGTTTCCGGAACTGTTAGCCAATCGAATTCATCCGACGCGACAGGAAGTTTTCTTTTTTGGCTTGCCTGTCGGGGATACTCGATTTGCTGTGCCGCAAATGCCAACGTGGATTGATTTTGGCGCGGAATTTTATGGCTTGCCGGATATGGAACATCGCGGGTTCAAAGTCGCGCTGGATCGGCACGGCGCAGCCATTGACCCGGATTTGGCGGAGCGAACCACATCACCGGAATTGCTGAATGAAGTCAGAAGCTTTTTGGCTGAACGCTTTCCGGCATTGAAAAACGCGCCTGTCATTGAAACGCGCGTTTGCCAATATGAAAACACGTCGGACGGAAATTTCCTGATTGATCGCCACCCGAATTTTGACAACGTCTGGCTGGTCGGCGGCGGTTCCGGCCACGGGTTCAAACATGGCCCGGCGCTGGGTGAATCGGTCGCGGCGAAAATTATGAAAAACGGCGCGGTCGAACCTCGATTCAGTTTGGCGACAAAGGAAACCGTGCGACAACGATCTGTGTTTTGA
- a CDS encoding glycosyltransferase family 39 protein → MTPNSQLPTPNSQSTIHDWKKDFYLWLPLACISWWLAWKYQDRFISDWDGFDYTSAVVEGKYSVLGLGRALFLAYNHLLWQVAYRWFHWTPDHAYLLLRYGVIAQTGIAITGIYALCKELSANRLAAFFGGLIFVASPYFITYSGRAMSEIPGFLMLSWSLTWMLRSLRLGRLAGFLIAAFLIGLSANVREFAVFYFPFIALAAWVYRVDWRFIVLALVLTALASAGGMIFWYLREGDLYLDAVMKWYHLSAEERRRFPVSIRNLWFFGKFAFICSATVAMLSPLALVWLSAKQQLRLLWLFGLCGLLADLALLANHDLPVNPRYLLTGLLGLAAVSGWCLAELLQQRPLRGALILLSLIALTKATWNYEAKELYSAEWNANGALRFIAKVERLPWNSGFIVGQRSPLIHYFSAIGVQPYWLTISPGSGWPDARLDKAIDDFFYAGREVYVDFDPEIWQTGVRENSREAAGLEMIRRRYELEHINEQLYRIIRGNY, encoded by the coding sequence TTGACTCCCAACTCCCAACTCCCAACTCCCAACTCCCAATCAACAATACACGACTGGAAAAAAGACTTTTACCTCTGGCTGCCACTGGCCTGCATTTCATGGTGGCTGGCATGGAAGTATCAAGACCGGTTCATCTCCGACTGGGACGGATTCGATTACACCAGCGCCGTTGTCGAAGGAAAGTATTCCGTGCTCGGATTGGGACGAGCGTTATTTCTCGCTTACAACCACCTGCTGTGGCAGGTGGCATATCGCTGGTTTCATTGGACACCGGATCACGCGTATTTGCTGTTGCGCTATGGCGTCATTGCGCAAACCGGAATTGCCATCACGGGCATTTACGCTTTATGCAAAGAGCTTTCGGCAAACAGGCTGGCGGCATTTTTTGGTGGGCTGATTTTTGTAGCGTCACCGTATTTCATCACTTACAGCGGACGTGCGATGAGCGAAATACCGGGCTTTTTGATGTTGAGCTGGTCGCTGACGTGGATGCTTAGAAGTTTGCGGCTTGGGCGGTTGGCCGGGTTTTTGATCGCGGCTTTCCTGATTGGCCTCAGCGCCAATGTACGCGAATTCGCGGTTTTCTACTTCCCATTTATTGCGCTCGCGGCTTGGGTGTACCGGGTGGATTGGCGCTTCATTGTTTTGGCGTTGGTGTTGACGGCGTTGGCTTCCGCCGGCGGGATGATTTTCTGGTATTTACGCGAAGGTGATTTGTATCTGGATGCCGTAATGAAATGGTATCACCTGAGCGCGGAAGAGCGGCGGCGATTTCCAGTTTCAATTCGCAATCTGTGGTTCTTCGGCAAGTTCGCGTTCATTTGTTCCGCAACAGTCGCGATGCTGTCGCCGCTCGCGCTGGTTTGGTTATCGGCGAAACAACAATTGCGGTTGTTGTGGTTGTTCGGGTTGTGCGGATTGCTGGCTGATCTGGCGCTGCTGGCCAATCACGATTTGCCGGTGAATCCGCGCTACTTGCTGACAGGCTTGTTGGGATTGGCAGCGGTCAGCGGATGGTGTTTGGCGGAATTGCTTCAACAAAGACCGCTACGTGGCGCTTTAATTCTTTTGTCCCTCATCGCCCTGACCAAAGCCACCTGGAATTATGAAGCCAAAGAGCTTTACAGCGCCGAATGGAATGCGAACGGGGCGCTGCGCTTCATTGCCAAAGTCGAACGGCTGCCATGGAATTCCGGCTTCATCGTCGGCCAACGCTCACCATTGATTCATTACTTCTCTGCCATTGGAGTACAACCATACTGGCTAACAATCTCGCCTGGGTCGGGATGGCCTGACGCCCGATTGGACAAAGCGATTGACGATTTCTTTTACGCGGGTCGAGAAGTATATGTAGATTTCGATCCTGAAATCTGGCAAACCGGCGTGCGCGAAAACAGCCGCGAAGCCGCTGGGTTGGAGATGATTCGCCGTCGTTACGAACTGGAACACATTAACGAACAACTTTACCGAATTATCAGAGGCAACTATTAA